The proteins below come from a single Roseiflexus sp. RS-1 genomic window:
- the murJ gene encoding murein biosynthesis integral membrane protein MurJ, with protein sequence MPHASGAVVRRVAVAALLIATGNIASRLIGMVREAVIAGLFGRGADVAAFTAASTVPTIVYDLLVNGAISAALVPVFSAYAEEDEAAFWQVAATVINLALGAIALVVGILIWQTPMVVTLLAGGFEPDLRDQTIVMTRLLLPAVFFMGLSGLITALLYARQRFLLPAFTTSAFNLGIILGALLLQPWLGSLSLVVGVLIGALFQVVLQLPGLRDATHIPFLTFDLAHPGVRRILALYAPVALGIGFSVVGIVIDRHLASRLTPDAIPTMRYATALIQFPLGLVAAAVSFAVLPTLSRQASVGDEAAFRSTLAMGINVVLLLILPATAGLAALAEPVVALLYQRGAFGSEDTQATARALLLYLPGLPAAALDQMILFAFYARQRTLTPNLVQGAAILIYLATALPLLFLTPLGVAALILANAAQWIGHALILYLLSRRLVDLGSLRIGETLWKCLIASLALFGVAWVLSGALAFAGPPVALIVAGGVATLTYAGICLALRIEALDFLLAALRQRLVQRRGANSHIKSTK encoded by the coding sequence ATGCCCCACGCTTCGGGTGCGGTTGTCCGCCGCGTTGCGGTTGCGGCGCTGCTGATTGCGACCGGTAACATTGCCAGCCGGCTCATCGGCATGGTACGCGAGGCGGTCATTGCGGGCCTCTTCGGGCGCGGCGCCGATGTTGCCGCTTTCACCGCCGCCTCCACCGTTCCCACCATTGTGTATGACCTGCTAGTGAATGGCGCGATCAGCGCGGCCCTGGTGCCGGTGTTCAGCGCCTACGCTGAAGAAGATGAAGCCGCCTTCTGGCAGGTCGCCGCAACGGTCATCAACCTGGCGCTGGGGGCGATTGCACTGGTGGTGGGCATCCTCATCTGGCAGACACCGATGGTCGTGACGCTGCTGGCGGGCGGTTTTGAACCCGACCTTCGTGATCAGACGATTGTGATGACCCGGTTGCTGCTTCCGGCAGTCTTCTTCATGGGTCTCTCAGGGTTGATCACCGCTCTGCTCTATGCCCGGCAGCGATTTTTGCTGCCGGCATTCACCACCAGCGCGTTCAATCTGGGGATCATCCTGGGCGCGCTGCTGCTTCAACCATGGCTCGGTTCGCTCAGCCTGGTCGTCGGGGTGCTGATCGGCGCGCTGTTCCAGGTTGTGCTGCAACTTCCGGGTCTGCGCGATGCGACACATATTCCGTTCCTGACGTTCGATCTGGCGCATCCCGGTGTGCGTCGCATTCTTGCGCTCTACGCGCCGGTTGCGCTGGGGATCGGCTTTTCGGTCGTCGGGATTGTTATCGACCGCCACCTGGCCTCGCGCCTGACGCCAGACGCCATCCCGACCATGCGCTACGCCACGGCACTGATCCAGTTCCCCCTCGGTCTGGTGGCGGCAGCCGTGTCGTTTGCCGTTCTGCCAACCCTTTCGCGTCAGGCGAGCGTCGGCGATGAGGCAGCGTTCCGTAGCACGCTTGCGATGGGGATCAACGTAGTGCTGCTCCTCATCCTCCCGGCAACTGCCGGTCTCGCAGCGCTGGCAGAGCCAGTCGTCGCGCTGCTCTATCAACGCGGCGCGTTTGGCAGCGAGGATACGCAGGCGACGGCGCGCGCGCTGCTGCTCTACCTGCCCGGATTACCCGCCGCTGCGCTCGATCAGATGATCCTGTTCGCGTTCTATGCCCGACAACGCACACTGACGCCAAATCTGGTGCAGGGAGCGGCGATCCTGATCTATCTGGCGACGGCGCTGCCGCTTCTGTTTCTGACGCCATTGGGGGTGGCGGCGCTCATCCTGGCGAATGCTGCGCAGTGGATCGGGCACGCGCTGATCCTGTATCTCCTCTCGCGGCGATTGGTCGATCTCGGCAGTCTTCGCATCGGCGAGACCCTCTGGAAGTGCCTGATCGCCAGCCTGGCGCTCTTCGGAGTCGCCTGGGTGCTGAGTGGCGCTCTGGCGTTTGCCGGACCGCCAGTTGCCTTGATAGTCGCCGGTGGCGTTGCGACGCTGACGTATGCCGGGATATGTCTGGCGCTGCGGATCGAAGCGCTCGACTTTCTGCTTGCGGCGCTGCGCCAGCGGCTCGTTCAGCGTCGTGGCGCGAACAGTCACATCAAATCTACCAAATAG